The sequence GCGCCATTGTCCCAGCGCGACCAGGCTACTCAGAATTATCAAGCCGAACCGGCGCCCGACCCGAACGACGCCCTGGCCACGCGAATGATCGGCGAGGCCGAGCCACAGGGAAGCCCCGACCGCTATCACATCGTCCGCCTGCATCGTTCCGGTGGGTTGGCCGAGGTCTACCTAGCGGTCGATGAAGAGTTGCGCCGCGAAGTGGCGCTCAAGCAAATCAAGCCCGTCCACGCCGACGAGCTGTCAAGCCGGGAACGATTCGTCAACGAGGCGGAGATCACCGGCAGTCTCGAACACCCGGCGATCGTGCCGGTCTATAGCCTGGGTCAGTATCCGGATGGCCGGCCTTATTACGCCATGCGGTTTATCGAAGGTCAGACGTTACAAGAGGCCATTGAACGGTTTCACGAAGCCAATGAATCGCAAGGCCGCAGCGAAGGGAGCCGAGGTCTCGAGCTGCGTAAGCTGCTCAGCCGGTTCATCACGGTCTGCGAAGCCGTGGAATATGCCCACAGCCAGGGGATTATCCATCGCGATCTCAAGCCCAGCAACATCATGCTGGGGGACTTTGGTGAAACCCTGGTCGTCGATTGGGGGCTGGCCAAACGGCTGGACCAGGCCGAACCCACGCGGCATTCCCATTCGCGCATCGTGACCATGACGGGAAGCTCCAGCTCGGGCCATACCCGGTTGGGAAACGTCGTCGGCACTCCGCAGTACATGAGCCCCGAACAAGCCCAAGGACGGAACGACAAGCTGGGCCCGGCGACGGACATCTATAGCCTGGGGGCGGTGCTATTTACCCTGCTGGTCGGCAAGTCCCCCTTCGATGGGCGTGATTCTGTCGAGCGGATGATCGAGGATGTGCGCCGCGGCCACTTTAAGCGCCCTCGCGAACTGAACCGCGCGGTCTCGACGGCGCTGGAAGCGATTGTCCTGAAGGCGATGGCCCAGGCCCCCGAAGACCGCTACACCTCGGCCGAGGCGCTGGCCGACGACGTGGAACACTGGCTGGCTGATGAGCCGATCTTGGCACTTCCCGAGTCATTTTGGGTCCGCGCCGGGCGCAAGGTGCGCCGGCACCGCGGCGTTGCCTTGGCGACCACGATGCTGCTGGCGGCGGTCGCCATTTCGGGCGGACTGATGTGGAACCAGCGGACGCACGCCCAGGCCGTGCGCGACGAAGCGGAAATCGCCATGAAAACGGTGAACCGCGTCTTCGACAACGTCAGCACCGACGAGCTGCTTGACGAGCCCTCGTTGCAATCGATTCGCATCACGCTGTTGGAATACTACAAGCACCACGCCGGGCTGGTCGGAGACGACTCGACGCTGTTGCAAGAATATGCCGACGCCCAGATGCGAATGGCCAAGATCGCCCGCGCCACGGAAACCAAGAACGAGGCGTTTGACTATTACGCCAAGGCGCAGAAAGTTTACGAGCGAATGTTGCGAGCGGCCCCGGACGACGCGGCCCGCAAGCGTGACCTGGCGAACATCGCCATCCAGCAAGGGAACGTGATGTATGAACTGGGAGAATACTCCCAGGCGGAAGAACAATTGACCAAAGCCCGCGATGAGTTGAAGCGGCTGAGTGATGAGCGTCCCAGCGATTTGTCGCTCAAGTCCCTGCTGGCCGAGGCCTGGCACAATCTGGGCATCGTGCTCTCGAACACCGAGCAAAGCACGACCCAGCAGCGGATTATCGAAGCCTATGAAAATGGCCGAAAGCTCCGACAACAACTTTACAACCTGAACCGAGACAGCCGCGAAAACGTGCTGGCGTTGGCGGCCAGTTGGGGCTACATCGGCGACTACTACCTCGACGCCAACCAGTGGAACAAGGCGCAGCAAGCCTATCTCGATTCCAAGCTGCTCCGCGCCGACGTGGTGGAGCGAAACAAGGACGATCTCGAGGCCAAGTTCCAACTGGCGCGCGCGGAACGCAACATGGCCTTCCTGCATTGCCGGTCACATCGCCAGGACCAGGAGGCCGTCCAAAATTTCGCCCTGGCCAAGGAACACTTTCAGAAGGCCATCGCATTGCAATTGACGCTGCGCGAGCAAAAGCCGGCCAACCGCTGGTACGGCGACGACCTGGGCTACACCTATGCCATGTACGGCTCGTTGTGCATCGACACGGGCGACCTGACCGAAGGGCTCGACGCCTCGCGCAAGGCGTTCGAGATCTACAACCGACTGGTGCAAGGGGACGCCGAAGTGCCTGACTTTCGCCGCGGCCGCGCTCGATCGGCGATCAACCTGGCTAAGTGCGACTTGGCGCTGGCCAAGGACCAGCCCGACACCCCGGCCGGCAATGTCGACGCCCACCTTGAACAGGCCCGCAAGCACCTGGCAACGGCCGAAGCGGACCTTACACAAAACTCAGCGTCGAACTCAACCAAGCGCAGCGCCGGCGAAGGGGAAGAGCTGTATTTATTGGCCCAGGCCAAAGCCATGCGCGCGGAGCTGAGCGCCGACTCGGAAACATTGCTCAAGGAAGCCGCCTTGTTGTTGCAGCGCGCCAGCCGGCAGCGGTTCGCTGATCTCGACCTGCTGGCTCGCGATCGCGCGTTCAAAATGCTGCGCAGCTCCGCCAGCTTCAACGATCTGGTCAATTACATCAAAAGCAGCAGCGCCGCGGCGAACTAGCGCCGCAACCCGCGACGCTGATCGCCGCCATGTGAAAATCGACGTTCCGGGGCCACCGGCGATTTGCTAGGTTCTTCACGGCAAACACGGCTTGATCTCGCGAAAGGCATGAATGGATTTGGCGCAAGATTCGCTTTGGTGGGTGGTTCCCGCGCTGCTGGCGCCCCTGTTGTGGGCGAGCACCAACCTGGCCGATCGATCGTTGATGGATCGAGACTATCTTTCGCCGTTGGCCATGTTGTTGCCCACCGGGCTGATTCTGGCGATTCCAGGCTGGCTCGCACTGGCCGCCACGGGGCTGCACTGGCCGGGATGGCAGATTGCCGCGGCGGCGATGGGACTG comes from Planctomycetota bacterium and encodes:
- a CDS encoding serine/threonine protein kinase, yielding MAGSFSDRNLLFGVLALQLELITRDELIAAAHVWTLNKSRSLGEILVEQKRLQAPDRQALERLVGKVTESPHAKNAIPELGDGPATLEPAANGLPLPAPPIPAPHVSRAARATFDAPQPEPSLRAGAAPQHVAPLSQRDQATQNYQAEPAPDPNDALATRMIGEAEPQGSPDRYHIVRLHRSGGLAEVYLAVDEELRREVALKQIKPVHADELSSRERFVNEAEITGSLEHPAIVPVYSLGQYPDGRPYYAMRFIEGQTLQEAIERFHEANESQGRSEGSRGLELRKLLSRFITVCEAVEYAHSQGIIHRDLKPSNIMLGDFGETLVVDWGLAKRLDQAEPTRHSHSRIVTMTGSSSSGHTRLGNVVGTPQYMSPEQAQGRNDKLGPATDIYSLGAVLFTLLVGKSPFDGRDSVERMIEDVRRGHFKRPRELNRAVSTALEAIVLKAMAQAPEDRYTSAEALADDVEHWLADEPILALPESFWVRAGRKVRRHRGVALATTMLLAAVAISGGLMWNQRTHAQAVRDEAEIAMKTVNRVFDNVSTDELLDEPSLQSIRITLLEYYKHHAGLVGDDSTLLQEYADAQMRMAKIARATETKNEAFDYYAKAQKVYERMLRAAPDDAARKRDLANIAIQQGNVMYELGEYSQAEEQLTKARDELKRLSDERPSDLSLKSLLAEAWHNLGIVLSNTEQSTTQQRIIEAYENGRKLRQQLYNLNRDSRENVLALAASWGYIGDYYLDANQWNKAQQAYLDSKLLRADVVERNKDDLEAKFQLARAERNMAFLHCRSHRQDQEAVQNFALAKEHFQKAIALQLTLREQKPANRWYGDDLGYTYAMYGSLCIDTGDLTEGLDASRKAFEIYNRLVQGDAEVPDFRRGRARSAINLAKCDLALAKDQPDTPAGNVDAHLEQARKHLATAEADLTQNSASNSTKRSAGEGEELYLLAQAKAMRAELSADSETLLKEAALLLQRASRQRFADLDLLARDRAFKMLRSSASFNDLVNYIKSSSAAAN